The Primulina huaijiensis isolate GDHJ02 chromosome 9, ASM1229523v2, whole genome shotgun sequence genomic interval GGAGATTTGCAGCTGTTTCTGAAATACTTTCGTGATGcttctaaaatttgaatatttagaaCTCTGTTGAGActgaaattttataatattatgtttttatcTTTGGTGAGATTATGATACTTCTTTATGAAATTGCTTGATACGTGTTTGTGTATCATTCTATCTTAAAATCTTGTTTTGATTCATGAAATGTTAAACGCTATACAGCATGCTTTTGTTTCATTGCAAATTTTGAGTTATTTGCTCATTTCTAATTTTAATATTGGACGATGGTATTGGGTTCTTAAGCTACTTCTCATGATGGCCTTGGCTCTAGAGTGGAATAAAGTGCTTGTTTAAGCTTAGGCTCTCGATGGTCAAATCTACTCGTGGCAAAAGATCGTCAGTGACAATATGGGGAGAAGATTGCATTTTGTTCTTTCTTGTGTTTCTTGATCTATGTTAGTTCATATTATGAATTTGCTCATTGGATCTACTGTCTAAGTACTTTCCAGTgttaataaaaagtaaaacttaATTGAAGATAAAAATGGCCCGAATCTATTGTCCTAACGTTGTGTGGCAGGTCCATATGTGTAACAAGCTTGCGAGTAGACATGTACGAGTTGGTCTTGCTGAGCCCAGTGAAGTCCCACGTTGTGACATATGTGAAAATGCACCTGGTATGCCGGTTCATATCTTTCTCTTTCGTCTTCATTTTTTATAGGTGGCACCCTGTTTTGAAGAGTACTGCCTGAGCCTCTGTGTGTAGCTTTTTTCTATTGTGAGGTCGATGGAAGTTCCCTTTGTCTGCAATGCGATATGATAGTCCATGTCGGTGGTAAAAGAACCCACGAAAGATATCTCCTACTGAGACAGAGAGCTGAGGTTTGTGGCTGTGGTTGAGGACACTGAGTAAAATGCATCTGGCCCCTCtatgatattcaaaatagcaaaAACTCTGGAAAAAAAGCGTATAAGTtctgattttaatatgtttcaGAAAATCTTCTGTGCTTCAATGATATTTCTGTTTCTGCATTTTTTTGCGTCTCTTGCCCTCTCGACAACTCGAGCTTAGGGGTTTTTTTAAAGCTAATTTAGAATATCACATGGGGTCAAATGCAATTCACCTAGAggatttttttctcatttttgtgGCAGTCGAACATGAGTAATGACATTTGCTTCTACGGCTATGCTCTTTGCAGTTTCCGGGGGATAAGCCAGAAAGTTTAGACGAGCTGGGATCGGTTAGAGTAAATTCTGTTCAAGCTAAGAAAGAGACTGCCCATGTTTCTCCTAATCCTATGATGGTTGACAACATTGATTGTAATGGAAAAATGGAGAACAAATTTATTGATCTCAATGCCTGGCCTCAAAGGGTGCACGGAAGAGCTTCAACTAACCAGGTTTTGATTTTTAACCAGAACTTTTATTGTTTCTCAGAAACTATAATTCAAGCAGCATGGTTTAATGACTTTAAAGTGTAgtgaattaatattaaattatcttCTTTTTCGATTTATTTCTCAGGAACAAGTGAATAATTTGTTTAACAATCACCATGAACGTGAAAATATTGTAGATGGAGAATTCAATAGGGAGCCCGAGAATAATGAAGGTATACTGAATGCACGTCAATATATATCAGCCATACTGTGATGCTTTGTAACTTTTGCGAGATTGGTCATTCGAGTTCTTGTTGTGAAAAAATATCGACTATCGAAACAAGATCTGCATGTCTAATGTAAACTGCATCTGTGTACAGTTTGACGCACTCTGCTTAAGGAGGAATCAGCATCAGAATCAAAACAATGGTCCACATGTCCATTTTTCATGGTTAAACACGTTGAAAACTGCAGTTAGCTACATACACTGGGAAACAATGTGACGTGCATTTTCTGCAACTCCTAGCATTCTGCAGTTACTAGTGAAGAAGTTTGTGCCATATTTATCTGCTGTAACTTATAAGACATCAGAAACATTACAGATACCAATAAAGCTTCTCAGATAAATTCTCTCATTTTTTTACAGTTGCTCtcttttgattttatatttgggCTTTTCTATGACAAATTGCTGGATATTGATTTACTGTTTAAAGATGTGGAAAAGTCTTTAGTGTTATTTTAAACACACTGAGTTCGGTCCTACTTTTAGGCCAATTGTCATACACTAAGCCACATATGATTTTACATATGGACCCAAGGTTCTAAAATTCGCTAGACACTGGTTTGGCGTCTAGGTCGTCTAGGCGGGGACTAGGCGCCGTTAATCGGATTCTACGGTACCAAGGACTTTCACACTCACCTGAAACAAGGCGATTGATATAACGATAAAACCAGAAGAAGTTGTTTAATAAAATGGTACCAGAATCAGTGATGAAAATTCTTCAAATATGTTTCATGTACTTGAGGTAGCAAAGGCAAATATATCAAGAAATGCAAGAAACCGAAAGAAAAAAGAGGTAGAAGAAAGAGATCGCTGCTCCACAAGACGGGAGATGTAAATATTTCCCATCAGGCTTCTCGATTTCTGTGGTGCTGTGTTAGATTTAGGACAGTCTCttttcaacttttaattttttaattgggctttaaaatattaaaatcccaaacaatttttttcaaaacaaatcaGGCCTATTTAAGGGTGTCCAAACCTACCCAGGCCAGCCTAGGCACCTGGGCGCGCCTAGGCTGGCCGCCTAGCACCTTATCGGTGCGGTAGGTCGCCGCCTAGCGCTTAGGCGGGCGCCTAGGACGCATTTTAGAACATTGTATGGGCCTATGCAACAACATGAAAAATCAGATGTGGTATCAATTGTGTATCGAATAAATATTTGAACAATCAACTCAACTATTGGCCCTAATGGCCAATATTGATATTGGATcccaaatgaaaaataatatcgTAAATAAATACAATATTGCATCCCAAAGTATTTCAATTCTTAAAAACTATTAACACATTTTATCGATTGATTCCCATTCTGATTCTCATTCATACCTAAAAGTGAACTGATATCAAGAATCTGAACGATACAAGTGCATAAATTGATTCGTTTGAATGATAGAATTCTGAAATTAAATTTCTCATTATCGATTAAGATGCAAAAGTTCCAACCGATAACTGAACATGTTGTATGCTTTCCATCACTTTGAAAGGATACCAATTCTTCAAAGTACAAATACTCACACACTTTCAAAAATACTCAGACCACAGttttgacccaaaaaaaaaaatcgccaTCCTTTTAATCCAGGAAGCTAACTAGTTCTCAAGagcataattttataataaactaaacaaaaaaattttccCCATTAATATATAGACCATTTTCTTTGACAGTGCAGTATGCTTAGTACCTATACCCCTTAACAAACATTCCTTGCTTGGCTTCCTCCGATTCACCCTCACCGGTGTATTTTCCGAGCTGAGCCAAAGAGTTAGCCTTGGCTCTCACGAGCAGAGCATCCTGAGCTGCCTTCACATTCTCTGGGAGTCCTCCCCATGTCTTGAGGCATGTGTTTTGGAGGGCCCAGGCATAAGAGAACGATACATGCCATGGGTTCGGAGCTTGGTTCATTGCATTCAAGTTCAAGGTTGCTTCTACCTCAGATTGCCCGCCTGACAAAAACTGCCCAAGATATCAAGACAAAAAAACACATTAGCTTGATACTCTCAAAGACCATATCTTTAAGTTGATGCAATCTAGTTAAAACCCTTACAACAGTGTAGAATTGAGTGTCTGTCATTAAACAGTGTCTAGCTATTTTAGTGACACCAAACTCAAATCTTTAAAAAAGAAGGGTCGTTGAAGGACAACCAAATGGAAAGGGAATCAATGCATTATACCATGTAAAACATATACAATAATTGATATGAGCTTGAATACTTGCCATGATTCCAGGGACGGAAGGGGGGATTCTCTTGCGGAGGAGCTTAAGAGTGTAGTCTGCAACTTTCTCAGGTGTGGCCTTGACTTTGCATTCAGCACCAGGAGTCACCATGCTTGGTTTAAGGAGGATTCCCTCAAACAAAACATTGTTCTCTGCTAAGTAGAAAAACACCTCTGCCCAAACTTTAAGTGCAACCTCAAAAGTCCTCTCAATTCCATGTTCTCCATCTAGCAAGATTTCTGGCTCCACTATTGGGACCAATCCCGAGTCCTAACAAGTTCAACCATCGAAATTAAATAAGCATCGATTTTCATCACAAAATTTTCGTGTAAAATATTATAGCTCTAGAATTATCTCAAAGCCGCAGCTCTTCCCATGTGCAAAGTGCCATTTTCCGGTTTGTGTTTCTGATAACAGCTTCGACGAGTTTGTCTCGATTTTCAtgctaattaaattattctttacACTGTTATGATCGTTGTTTGATGGTAATAGATAGCCTTAAATGTTTAGTGGCCACTAACTGAGGTAAGTAATTTTGATTGGTGGATCAGACACTGACGGTTTATGTATTGATAAAAGTCTGCAGATGCGGCCTAACACAGGACAAGACATGTGATCCGTCCACAACAAACA includes:
- the LOC140985436 gene encoding B-box zinc finger protein 19-like — encoded protein: MRTLCDVCESAAAILFCSADEAALCRSCDDKVHMCNKLASRHVRVGLAEPSEVPRCDICENAPAFFYCEVDGSSLCLQCDMIVHVGGKRTHERYLLLRQRAEFPGDKPESLDELGSVRVNSVQAKKETAHVSPNPMMVDNIDCNGKMENKFIDLNAWPQRVHGRASTNQEQVNNLFNNHHERENIVDGEFNREPENNEV
- the LOC140985272 gene encoding fructose-bisphosphate aldolase 1, chloroplastic, with protein sequence MDESNATCGKCLASIGLQNTEANRQAYRTLLVSAPGLGQYVSGAILFEETLYQSTVEGKKMVDVLVEQKIVPGIKVDKGLVPLAGSNDESWCQGLDDLASRTAAYYQQGARFAKWRTVVSIPNGPSALAVKEAAWGLARYAAISQDSGLVPIVEPEILLDGEHGIERTFEVALKVWAEVFFYLAENNVLFEGILLKPSMVTPGAECKVKATPEKVADYTLKLLRKRIPPSVPGIMFLSGGQSEVEATLNLNAMNQAPNPWHVSFSYAWALQNTCLKTWGGLPENVKAAQDALLVRAKANSLAQLGKYTGEGESEEAKQGMFVKGYRY